The Acidobacteriota bacterium nucleotide sequence CGAGCCCAATAGGAGCCCGCCGGAGAATCGGCTCAGCCTTGTCGGGTCGGGGTCGCTTCCATGTGGGCCGCGTCGTCCTGGAGCGGTGGAACGGGACCACCGTACTGACTCGCCACCCTCAAGTCGTCACAGAACCCCGGTACCGGTTGAGTCCCGTCGAGCAGGTCTTCGAGATTGAGGTCCCCTACGTTGCCCGGCAGTTCCGGCGAAGGCCCGTCCTCCGTGTACACGGCCCAGCCTCCCCCGCGGTAGTAGCAGTAGGTGGAGAGCGCCTGCATGCACTCCATGTTCGACTGGACGGTGATTTCGAACTCGAAGCCATCATTGCAGGTGGCATCGCAGGTGGCGCCTAGCGCCACCGACGAGAACGTCGCGGCGGCGAAGGCTACCGCGACCAAAGTCAAAAGCTTGCTCCATCGAGACATTGAATCTCCTTTCAGAGAGGTCACTGGCCAGACTGCCGCCGACAAGCTCACCATGGACGCCGCGGCCAGGCAGCGCACGGTGGCTGTCCAACGACAATCGCTTCAATGTCCCGATACGCGTCGGGTGACTCCGATTGGGATCAAAGCAAAACGAGGCGGCCTGATGGCCGCCTCGTCGGGTGGTACTCCAAGTCAGTCGGTCGACTCAGTCGCGACCGCCTAGGAAACCCGCTCGGATCAGGAAGTAGAGCAACGTCATCAGAGTGCTGACGGCCGCCGCCACGTAGGTGAGGGCCGCGGCATTGAGAACCTTGTTCATGCCGGTACGCTCCTGCTCTAGGATGATCCCGTTGGACACCGCCAAGCGTTTGGCGCGGGCGGTGGCATCGAATTCCACCGGCAGGGTGACGATCTGGAACAGCAGGACCATCGCGAAGAGAACGGCACCGACCAAGATGATGTTCTTGCCGAGGACGACACCCATGGACAACAGGATCAAACCGCCGAGCATCACGAAATAGCCCAGCTTCGAGCCAATGTTGGCCGTCGGCACCAGGGCCGAACGAAGCCACATGGGGGCATACTTCTTGGCGTGCTGGATGGCGTGACCGGCCTCGTGGCAGGCCACTCCGACGGCGGCGACGGACGGCGAACCGTATACCGGCTCCGACAGGGCCAGAGTCTTGTTCACGGGGTTGTAGTGGTCGGACAGTACTCCCCGGGTGGGAACGATCTTGACGTCGCTGATACCGGCCTGATCGAGCAACCGCTGCGCCGCCTGGGCACCGGTCATTCCGCTCATGGCGCGCACCTTCGAGTATTTCTTGAACGCCGACTTGGTCCGCCAGCTCGCCCACAGGGAGAGGGCAAGGGCCGGCAGCGTCAGCAGCAAATAGGTTGAGTCGAAAAAGTACATGAGTTCCTTCCTCCTTCTGAGATGAGAAACCGCCACCCCGGCCTCCGGTATTCCGGAAGTACCGCTTTGAGACCGAACGCGGGGTTCGAAGCATGAGTCTATCGAGATCGGAAGGCGCAGTGGATCCCATGGCCGATCGTCTGCCACCGTTTGCCCTGGTCACCGGCGGCAGCCGCGGCATTGGCCGGGCGGTGGTCGAAGACCTGGCCGGCGACGGCTGGATCTTCATCATCGCCTTCATCGCCGGCCGCCACACCTTCGCCGGCGGCGCCGCCTGCAACGCCGGCAAGTTTGGAATAGTCCGACGAAGACTAAGAGCGACTGAACGTCGGCTTCAGTAACCGGCCGGCGCTTCCACCGGCGTCCGCAGACCCCGCCCTTCTTGGATGAGCTGGACGAACTTCTTGTCGAGCCCGCCCTCGCTGGAAACCGGGAACGAAACCTCGAGATCCGTCAAGGTGGTGACGAACACCATGCTGTCGGTCAAGAAGGAATCGTTGTACTCCGCTTCGAGGGATTCGATCTCCTCGAACGGGATGATCGTCTCGGGCTCCGCCCAGGCATCGGAGTAGACGACGAGTTTCGAATCGGTTACGAAGTAGAAACCGTCCTTGATGTCGAAGAGAGCATCGGAATAGAAGTACCGGATCCGCTCGTCGTCTTCGAGCAACCCCAGCGAGTCGATGGTGCTGACGAACCGCTTCGGAACCTGCCGGCCGGTGTAGATGGAGGTATCCGGCCCGAGCGATGCCAAGACGAAGAACCCCACCACCACCATACCGATAAGGCCGGCACAGCCCAGGCCACCAAATATCAGGATCTTGCGCATTACTGCTCCCCCTGCCCACCGATCTCGAGCGATCGAAGAGCCCTGTCCATGAGCGTCCCGGTCGACTGAATCGGCCGCAGAGTATCAGCTAGAGCCTGGCCCTCAGATTCGCCAGTGCAACCCCTCCAGCGTTGACACAACTACAAATCCGAATTAAAATATATTTAATATGATCTATATGATTAGATAAAAACTTGACCCTTGGCCCCGGTACTCACACCGGGGCAGGACCGATCCCACAGGGGATCAGAAAGGAGTGACGTGATGTCCAAGTTCGTCAACCAGCATCGGACGCTCCTCGGCTACTCGATCGTCGCCGCGGCAGTGATCGCCCTGGTGACCGCCGGCGCCGCCATGGCCGGCAAGGGAACCTCCAAGCCGGAGCTACCGGGGCCTGACAACGTTCAGGAGTGCCCGCACGACGACGAGGCGACCTTCCTGGTTGAAGGCCTCGGTACCTTCGAGGTCGTACTGGGGGGCTCGGTCGTTGCACGCACCGGCGAAGCCTACTTCGACGGCGGGCTGAAAACGATTCCCATCGACATTCTCGGAACGGCGAGCCGCGACTACATCGACGGCATCGGTGAGGTGACGGTGACGCTCGATCGCAGCCGCCCGGTCAAGGGCAGCCAGATTCAGGAAAGGGCTGTCGGCACGGAGTTTCCCGCCTCCCAGCACATGCGTTTCCACATTCTCGTCGAACTCGAGGCTCGGCCCGGGATCGTCTACCGGTCGATCCAGCCGATTCATATGGTGAGCGACAACGTCACTGCGTTCCCGCCCGCCGACGGGACGAGTTATCGCCTGGTGCAGCCGATCGACCTGGAGGACGTCGACCAGCCCGGCATCGTGGCCGCGCGCTTGCTGAAGGGCGCCCCCACCATCTTCGGTGCGAAGGCCGGCTGAGTTTCTTGCCGCCCGGTGGAACCCAGAAGCACCTCACCACCGGGCGGTCCCACGACGATGTTGCGACAGCGAGGGGAAGTGTGCCCCCGGCCACCGGCGCCTGCGGCGCAGGTCGCAACGGAGTCGAAGTTCGGCGTCTGGTAGGCCGTCTACGCCCGACCGCTATTCCCTACTCCCCGTCATCCTCGACGGAATAGGCCAACTCCCCAACGCTGATCAAGGGCTGCTTGGCGCTGGCGACGCCGAAAACTTTCAGGCCCGAGTCGATTCGAGGCGTGCCGGACCGAGTGGGTTTTCGGCTCTCGATCCAGGCGTCGATCACGTCCGCGTAGGGTGCGATGAAGGCCGGTGGCGGCGAAGCGACGACGGAGGCTTCGGTGGGTGGCAAGAGGCTGATCGGCAAATCCGTGCGCGGCACTTTGGCGAGTTCCGGCAAGAGCAGGTAGGAATAGGCGCTGTCCATCGCCACCTCGACGGAGGTCGATCCGTTGCCGCCGGAGAACAGACCGGCAAAGAAGGTATTGAGGGAGGCTTCGAGGCCTTCTTCTTCGCGCTGCAGCGGAAAGAACGGATAGACGAGCCGCGGAACGATCGGATCCGCAAAGCGAACCACCGGCGTCTGGAACAGGAAGTCCTGGGTGGTGGCGACGTCGTCGGCATCCTCGATCGGGAACAGGAACTTGTTGCGCTGCACAAGAATCTCCGACCAGGCGTTCTGATAGGCCAAGACGTCGAGACCCAAGAACACCGTGATGCGCAAGGGATTCGCCAGGGCATCGGCATACGACAGGTACTCCGGGGGATCGGCGGTGCCCCACTTGCGGTAGACGTAGGCGATCTCTACGGGCTCCGGCGGAGGTTTCAGGGCCTCCGCCTGGTAGTTCTCGGGATCGATCCAAATCACCGGCGCCGGCAAGGTGACGGTGCCGTTGGAAATGGTGTTGGTGTCGGCATTCCAGGTGGCCGGCAGATCGTCGATGGTCAGGTTCAAGATGTCCGTCCGGGCATTGCCCTCGGCGGTCTGATCGAGGGTGGTCTCGAAGGCAATGCGCACCAGTTCCGGTGCGTCCGCGACGGCTGCCGTGGCGCGCGGCTGTAGGGACGCCGCATAGGCGGAGGCCACGGCGGTGACAAAGGCCTGGAAGGTCGAAACGGCCTTCTCGGCGTTGTCAACGGTGGCCTGATCCGGGTCTTCGGCGTCGATCTTCCGCAGATACTCGTTGAAGTCCGCGAGGATCGCCGGATAGGAGGCAACGAACTGCGCCAGAGCTTCGAACAGCGACGGCTGCGCGGCGCGGGCGGCGAGGTTGCCGCCTTCGAGCTGGTAGTTGAGTTCCACCGTCACCTGAACGGCATCGCCGGCAGCCTGCTGATAGAGGTACTCGAAGCCGTAGTCCCACTGGGCCAGCTCCGCCGGCGTGGTGGGGTTGTCGACGTGGCGCTCAGCGGCCTGCCTCTGGACCGTCGGAGGCGTCGGCAGCGCCCGGTTGACGATCGGAACGTTCGAGATTTCGGAACCGAGATTGTAGTCGAACGGCCCGTTGACGAACTGCAGCCAGCGACTCTGCACATAGCCCTCGATCCCCGGCACCGCCGTGCGGTCGAATTCGAGGTGACTGACCTGCAGGGACAGATGGAGCGGCACGTAGGCCGTTTCCAGAATGTTCTTGGAGGTGAGCACGAAGGCCAGCCGCGGCTCGTAGGTCTCCCCCTCCGACATCGGACCCAAGGGGATTCTGCCGTTGGTCAGCGAGTAGTTCTGGTTGGGAGTTCCGGCCTCGACCACGCCGGCCGGCTGGCCGTAGAGACTCGGCGGACCGTTCAGCGTGCTCGGTGGCGCTCCCGAAACATCGCTCAGATCGAAAATCACCACCGCTCCCGCAGCGTAGGCGGGTCCGAGCTGGTTGAGAAGCTGCTGACGAAGTTTCTCGTTCGCCGCAAACCAGGTGGAGTCGTCCGTCGCGCTGGTGGTCAGCACCGGCCGAACGGTGGAGCTGATGCTGTCGGCGAGACTCTGCTTGGCGGCCAGCACCTTGCCCAGATAGCCGTCCTCGAGGGGGTCATCGGTGCCCAGGATCTTGTCCAAGATGAAAGCCGGGGAGGAGTACGGTGCGGAGAGGAAGGCATCGATCGCATCGAGCACCGTCTGGAACCAGAGGTTCTGGTCGACGCCGGTGAAGTTCGAGGTCTCCGGTTCGCCGGTCCGGTAGTTGACGATGTTCGCGCTCTGGTTGGTGAGCGCCTTGGCTACCGGTTTCGGGGCGTAATAGCTCGGCGCATCGCCGATCTCGAAGAAGATTCCCTCTCCCTTCTCGCGGCCGAAGCGAACGGCCCAAAGTTGTTGGCTGCTCTCGTTTTCTCCTTCGTCGGTTTCCTTGAGCCCTTCGCCGACCTTCATGTACCAATCGTTGTTCTGGAACCGACCTTCGAAAGCAGTGGCGAACTCCGTGTATGCGACGGTCTCACCGCCGTCCGCCTGCGGCAGGACCGGACCGGTGACCGACAACCCGTCGTTGAGGGCGGCCACCGGCGGCTCCGTGAGCAACGGCTGACGGGCGAAGGTCAAGGTCAAATCCAGCTCGATGGTGTTGCCTTCGACCACACCGTCCAGCGAGATCGGCAGGGTGAGTCGCGCCGTTGGCTCGGTCGCCGCCTCGTCGGTGAGGATCTTCACCAGATACTCGACGCAATCGCGCACGAACCCGCGGATCACGTCGCTCTCGGCGGCCGACAGCTCGGTGTCCGGCGCGGCCAGCAGGGAATTGCTCAAGACCATCGAAACGGCGTTGCCGGAGACGCCCGGCACCCCCAGGCCGGTGTAGTCCTGATGGAGCTGGAAATAAACCTTCTGATAGAGCGCCAGGTCCCGTTTCGCCTGTTCCTTGTCCTCCGCATAGGTCGAGGGATCGAGGGCGAAGTCGGCCTGCAGCCGCGGCGCGCCGTCCTCCCCCACATAGGTGTAGGTGGCCTTGGCATTGGGCCAGGCGGCGACGCTGAGCAGGCGATCGCCGTACAGCACCCGCGCCGCCGAACCGTTGAGCGCTCCGTCATAGGTGGCCGAAGGCTTCTCGAAGGGCGTCAGGGTGGTGTTACCGAAGAGATCCTGCCACTGCAGGGCGACCTCGGCGGTGCTGCCGACGCCGAGGTAGGGGTTGTACTCCTTCGGGGGCAGGTAGGGACTGGTCGGCTCCGGCGCCGCATTGACCAGAGCGAACTTGCTGCTGTAGCCGAGAGACTGGCGGTAGTCGAAGTCCACCTCGGCGGCCGACTGCAGCCGGGCGCTCCGCCGGGCGCACACCGAAGCCTGACTCGCGAAGGCGGCGTCCACCGCCTCGCCCTCAGCGCTTTGGTCCTGGGGCCCGAAAGGCAGGCCGAGCGGGCTCGCGTCGAAGAAGGGGTTGGCGTCGAAACCGGCGGACAGGGTGTTGTAGAGCGAGTACATGTAGGCCTTGGCGTAGGCGTCCTTCTCGGCTCGCGTCGGATCCGGCGGTAGCTCCGGAGGGTCGCCCAGGTTCTCACGCTCGAGCCGAATTCCGACGTTGCGCGGCCCGAGGGTGGAGCGCAGGTCGAAGAGCTGGCTGTCGATGTCGAGAACGGTGCCTCGAGGGAACAGCCCGCCGACGGTGAGCGCATCCGTCGCCACCGCCTCGATGGACAGGCCGTAGTAGTTCGCCAGGGAGTCGAAAGTGTCTCCCGGCGCGGCGCCCGGCGCCACCACGTAGTCGATGGTGGGAATGTAGAAGACCGCGGCGACTTCGACCGCAACCCCCGGGTTGTAGTCCGCGATCTCCTGCCCGGTGATCGGCTGCTGAGCTCCCACCGAGTAGTAGGCGGCGAGATCGTCCAGGGTTTTGCTGGGGTCCTGCACGTCCGCAGGCCGGAGCTGACGCACCACGTCAGCCACCGAAATGACCTTGCCGGCTTGCAGCGGCACCGCCCGATTGGCCTGGGCGATCCGCCCGGGACCCGCCCCGTACACGGCCGACAGGGAGCGCAGCGTTTCGTCGTCGGCGCCGGTGGTCTCCGCGCTCCTGGCGGTAGCCGATTGCGACAGGAGCTGGACGATGTCCTGGCCGGTGTCGATCGGGTCCGTCGAGACGAAGGCATTGACGAAGTCAAGGGGTGCCTCGCCAAAGGAGCCGGCGCCTTGGGCCGCGAAGGTGACCACCATGCTCAAGGTGGCGGAGCCGCTCGAATCGAACACCGAGGCCGGCAGGCCATCGCCACCGTCCACCACCTGGTAGAAGAGGTAATAGCCGCCGCTGCGCACCACGCTGAGTTCCCATAGGAGCTTGACGAACTCGCCCGGCGAATTGGCGATGCCGCGCGGCGGGGTGCCGTCGTCCTGGGCGCGCGCCAGCAGCAGGGACCGCGGCGGATTGGTCTCCGTGGACAGGTTGGTCTGAGTGATGAACGACAGAAACTCTTCCTCGCCGAGGGTGACCAGTTCCGGCGCCGAGGGACCGGCCTGGCCGTAGAGCAGGAAGATCCCGGACGCGATGTCCTCGCCGAGTTCATCCATCGCGCTCAACAGCCGTTCGAGGCGCAGGGCGTCCTCGCTCGAAGGCGACACCAGCTCGTAGATGTTGGGCAGCGAGGGGGCCGAAGCGGGGCCCGAGGGCGTGGATCCGGCGCCGGTGCCGGCGAAGGCGGTCACCTCGTTCGCCGGCAATCGCTTGACCTGGAAGTCCACCCGGGTGGCCCAGGCCCAGTCGTCGATGTCGCGGAATGCGGTCTGCTGGCTGGCCGGCGAGGTGCTTCCAACCTGCGGCTGGAAGTGGGGCATCAGCGGCAAGACGTTTTCCAGCTTGGGGAACAGCGGTTCGAGGCTCGCCTGCCGTGCCTCCAGCAGGCTCCGGAGACTGGCCGGCAAGGGCCAGAGAATGGGCTGGCGCTGTCCGTTGGACTCCGCCGCGGCGCCTTGGCCGCGGTCCGTCAGCCGCTCCAGGGTCGCCATGTCCGAGGTCGACCAGAAAGCGAAGGTGTTGGTCGCCAAGGCCTTGGGCGTCGGCGACGACAGCGGCAGCGCCTGGTAGGACGGAGCGGGCTGGAAGGCTCCGGTCTTGGCCCAATCGAGCACGACGGTCAATCGGTCGAAGGCCTCCGTCAGCGGGACCTTGGCCGAGGTGCCGGCGGCGCCGTCGAACTCGATGAAGGACAGGTCCACGCCGTGGGCGCTGCCGGCCCGGGAAACCGTCACATCGTAGGTCGCGCCATTGCCCAGCGATGCCGGCGTCGGGAACTGCTGGCCGGTGAGCTGGAACAGGCTGTACGCCGTCTGGTCCGCCGGGTAGAGGAACTCACTGGACAGAGCGAGGCCGTCAAGCTTCGGCAAGCGCAATCCGAAGATCAGGAAACGCGCCACCATGCCCGCCGTTTGGGCGACCTGATCGGTGGCCGCGATGGCGGACCACAGGTCGGCCACCGGCAGGGCCGTCAACTGTGCGAGGGTGATCAAGCCGCCCTCGGCGTCCGTCGAGAACAGACCTTGGACGTCGACGTTGGCGTCCGCCAGCAACGGCACCGTGGTGGCGAACTGACCGGCGACGCTCGCCAAAGTGTCCGGCGACGGTTCCGCCGCCGCGGCCGGCGCGGTGGTGTAGGCGATGGACGGAAGGGCCATGGTCGCCGCCGGAGTCAACAGGCCTTCGATGTCGTACAGGTCGCTTTGGCCGGCGAGTTCCGCCAGGGTGATCCCGACGGACTCGGCGATCGCTCCGAAGCTGTCGCCGGGGCCGGTGATGATGGTGACCGGACCCTCGTCTCCCTGCACCGTGAACTGGACGTCCGGCTGCAGGATGCGAGCCTTGCCGTTGGCCTCGATGAGCTGCGCCGGAGTCGTGGTCCAGCGGGCCGGCGAGGCGCTGTCCGAGTAGCTCGTGGCGATGGCCTGAAGGGTGTCCTTCCCCTGGATGGTGTAGGTCAGGCCGGCGATGGTCAACCCGAGGGAAGGGGATAGGCCGTGGTCTTGATTGGGCAGCGCGACATCGCCTGGCTCGAGGGCGTTGCCGGCTTCGTTCACCCAGCTGAGAATGCTGGCGATGGAGTCCGTCGGCGACAGCCCGTAGGCATAGCTGGAGAGGGCATCGAGGGCGGCCTGCAATAGTTGGCGGCCGATCATCGAGAAGGTGTCGACGAAGGTGATGGACGCCATCGACTGCGGGTCGTCCTCCAGGGCGAGGCGGCCGGCGGAATCCTCGTTTTGCTCTTCGATCACCGCCTGCACCTC carries:
- a CDS encoding zinc metallopeptidase, whose translation is MYFFDSTYLLLTLPALALSLWASWRTKSAFKKYSKVRAMSGMTGAQAAQRLLDQAGISDVKIVPTRGVLSDHYNPVNKTLALSEPVYGSPSVAAVGVACHEAGHAIQHAKKYAPMWLRSALVPTANIGSKLGYFVMLGGLILLSMGVVLGKNIILVGAVLFAMVLLFQIVTLPVEFDATARAKRLAVSNGIILEQERTGMNKVLNAAALTYVAAAVSTLMTLLYFLIRAGFLGGRD
- a CDS encoding peptidoglycan-binding protein, which gives rise to MSTNAIENLQQAVKTAAGAGSFALDTAFLRAGLDDESVAVPENYDTILAAAFQVPSAADFLVTAAASNVGPVEGDRFTVQNASFPFLGSALQSEGTLVFALRTVDDQQQLVVQIESAPEGWTWTDSFAFMAGWPFTYLDVLNATFVFSTATGTYPWGDSSGHAVEGGAKQNFSAGMPLPDVVAPLLSLFDGLQPPAGNLALFGALDLSEYNGDTVLFPSGTLNAAIQGGSFQLLYLQVTDPRVQLTLPPPVDDSEEDSGQTPKLTVASGVGIGTDDSSYLLQVGVSAPADPASGEGEGDQSNFTIGLTATGEGTPLSPNTIIDLVGGEGSYFGSTPPVLQQFLALISLQGLSLAGQLGSVPTLNSVTVQIGSSKNTSFTPIPNAPETLNFTITSFSLDWAIQNPFDNTARQQTFLFATEFTLAPAIFKGPNGEGDGIFRVQFSSGLQFFAAFDGTASLSDFLSTLTSGAVSLPSSIEAELSNIELGVDYNAKSFNFSSGFALSLAFLEVDGKPILSISDGNVGVGAKTQTQENSAGAVLVPAVEAATQTVWQSEISGLLAVGPLGANTSIAYDGFQSPARWNLSASLAQEIEVQQLIRQFFDPDGTYDFPDFLPGDLTIKTFAIEAVIPSGKGGLATTYGIDTTFSWLFEFGEQQVGIDPAKIALAYDGAKPAGQQFSGLAEGTWVYPAINLELLMGYQFETTAQGTSNHILFVEWEGFRAEYESGKEQVTFTLKGWSVGTIIQALVRTLGNPYFTLPSPWDLLNQVSLDGLSVIVSLKSGQSFSQRLSASYTLSSPLELGFITINGLIFRRDTTGKVTLAIDGTIPGPLLDSAPPEDKQKLQNLTDPEKGQDSQNLPNIPGRGQSYFKLFLLVLGQRIGITGHASFNNTKEVICALADVPNTSGMTNPVNPNADQGSPPAGVPYYDQGNNWLIAGHLGLLKIADAWTIDLMVVFNDPDLYGLRLALAGPKAGGLAGLAIDVLYKKITDDVGVFQIEFTFPDSIRNLNFGTVSVVLPNIGVEIYTNGDFFIDIGFPYNLDFRRSFSISAIVYGVPVLGSGGLYFGKLSNATATQVPVTNKGTFDPVIVFGLGLQLGLGYNFIKGPLSAGFALTVFGIVEGVYAPWHPYALTDGGSNDEALESDYYFKISGQVGIIGLLYGTVDFKIIQATLNVKITLSLQITYESFRAIPLVARATVDVSLKVKIDLGLFSITVSLSFSANVSAEFILGSDQVAPWDDQPSSFMLRRSSLLTEGPDAILARSRALRPRPKRVVHRSAAATPTLKMVASPQFTVTAPEGATEYSQQQGAFAFLFSMDAPDATDPDGNSGDTSFDRLSEAFFPWVIDALGNGEGDEVDLAEAAETTVTRPELEAYVQRLADLENPPLDIADLLEFMASAFVLDVLTSAPTDVPSWTLFPTFDGLSLTVPDPDGGDPKTVTFETYATATSAYSKTVSEIFAEVQAVIEEQNEDSAGRLALEDDPQSMASITFVDTFSMIGRQLLQAALDALSSYAYGLSPTDSIASILSWVNEAGNALEPGDVALPNQDHGLSPSLGLTIAGLTYTIQGKDTLQAIATSYSDSASPARWTTTPAQLIEANGKARILQPDVQFTVQGDEGPVTIITGPGDSFGAIAESVGITLAELAGQSDLYDIEGLLTPAATMALPSIAYTTAPAAAAEPSPDTLASVAGQFATTVPLLADANVDVQGLFSTDAEGGLITLAQLTALPVADLWSAIAATDQVAQTAGMVARFLIFGLRLPKLDGLALSSEFLYPADQTAYSLFQLTGQQFPTPASLGNGATYDVTVSRAGSAHGVDLSFIEFDGAAGTSAKVPLTEAFDRLTVVLDWAKTGAFQPAPSYQALPLSSPTPKALATNTFAFWSTSDMATLERLTDRGQGAAAESNGQRQPILWPLPASLRSLLEARQASLEPLFPKLENVLPLMPHFQPQVGSTSPASQQTAFRDIDDWAWATRVDFQVKRLPANEVTAFAGTGAGSTPSGPASAPSLPNIYELVSPSSEDALRLERLLSAMDELGEDIASGIFLLYGQAGPSAPELVTLGEEEFLSFITQTNLSTETNPPRSLLLARAQDDGTPPRGIANSPGEFVKLLWELSVVRSGGYYLFYQVVDGGDGLPASVFDSSGSATLSMVVTFAAQGAGSFGEAPLDFVNAFVSTDPIDTGQDIVQLLSQSATARSAETTGADDETLRSLSAVYGAGPGRIAQANRAVPLQAGKVISVADVVRQLRPADVQDPSKTLDDLAAYYSVGAQQPITGQEIADYNPGVAVEVAAVFYIPTIDYVVAPGAAPGDTFDSLANYYGLSIEAVATDALTVGGLFPRGTVLDIDSQLFDLRSTLGPRNVGIRLERENLGDPPELPPDPTRAEKDAYAKAYMYSLYNTLSAGFDANPFFDASPLGLPFGPQDQSAEGEAVDAAFASQASVCARRSARLQSAAEVDFDYRQSLGYSSKFALVNAAPEPTSPYLPPKEYNPYLGVGSTAEVALQWQDLFGNTTLTPFEKPSATYDGALNGSAARVLYGDRLLSVAAWPNAKATYTYVGEDGAPRLQADFALDPSTYAEDKEQAKRDLALYQKVYFQLHQDYTGLGVPGVSGNAVSMVLSNSLLAAPDTELSAAESDVIRGFVRDCVEYLVKILTDEAATEPTARLTLPISLDGVVEGNTIELDLTLTFARQPLLTEPPVAALNDGLSVTGPVLPQADGGETVAYTEFATAFEGRFQNNDWYMKVGEGLKETDEGENESSQQLWAVRFGREKGEGIFFEIGDAPSYYAPKPVAKALTNQSANIVNYRTGEPETSNFTGVDQNLWFQTVLDAIDAFLSAPYSSPAFILDKILGTDDPLEDGYLGKVLAAKQSLADSISSTVRPVLTTSATDDSTWFAANEKLRQQLLNQLGPAYAAGAVVIFDLSDVSGAPPSTLNGPPSLYGQPAGVVEAGTPNQNYSLTNGRIPLGPMSEGETYEPRLAFVLTSKNILETAYVPLHLSLQVSHLEFDRTAVPGIEGYVQSRWLQFVNGPFDYNLGSEISNVPIVNRALPTPPTVQRQAAERHVDNPTTPAELAQWDYGFEYLYQQAAGDAVQVTVELNYQLEGGNLAARAAQPSLFEALAQFVASYPAILADFNEYLRKIDAEDPDQATVDNAEKAVSTFQAFVTAVASAYAASLQPRATAAVADAPELVRIAFETTLDQTAEGNARTDILNLTIDDLPATWNADTNTISNGTVTLPAPVIWIDPENYQAEALKPPPEPVEIAYVYRKWGTADPPEYLSYADALANPLRITVFLGLDVLAYQNAWSEILVQRNKFLFPIEDADDVATTQDFLFQTPVVRFADPIVPRLVYPFFPLQREEEGLEASLNTFFAGLFSGGNGSTSVEVAMDSAYSYLLLPELAKVPRTDLPISLLPPTEASVVASPPPAFIAPYADVIDAWIESRKPTRSGTPRIDSGLKVFGVASAKQPLISVGELAYSVEDDGE